One part of the Xylanimonas allomyrinae genome encodes these proteins:
- a CDS encoding ABC transporter substrate-binding protein gives MTSIARRRPRAALAALAAGPVVALLAACGGTSGAAESDDLQHAAQAAGLEVSTSPHQDRIHTPANPEAIALLPPAFADTDTLKVAVSATGAPPLVFLADDEKTPIGNETDIAQLVADALGKKLELDVKAWADWPLAVQSGDVDAVITNVTVTEERKELYDFSSYRNDELGWLVKAGGKLADTTITEPQDIAGLTVAVGSGTNQEKILLAWDEENTKAGLAPVKVEYFDNDSDTTLALQSGRIDASFGPNASASYKAKVSPQDFAVVGTLNGGWPDKAQIAVATLKGNDLAPAVTAALQGAFDDGSYAKVLQRWGLEAEAIEQPETNPPGLPKTS, from the coding sequence ATGACTTCCATCGCCCGCCGGCGCCCCCGCGCCGCGCTCGCCGCGCTCGCAGCAGGACCCGTCGTCGCACTCCTTGCCGCCTGCGGCGGCACGTCCGGCGCCGCGGAGTCCGACGACCTGCAGCACGCCGCACAGGCCGCCGGGCTCGAGGTGAGCACCTCCCCGCATCAGGACCGGATCCACACCCCTGCGAACCCGGAGGCGATCGCGCTCCTCCCGCCGGCCTTCGCCGACACGGACACCCTCAAGGTCGCCGTGAGCGCCACGGGCGCCCCACCCCTGGTGTTCCTCGCCGACGACGAGAAGACCCCGATCGGGAACGAGACGGACATCGCCCAGCTCGTCGCCGACGCCCTCGGCAAGAAGCTCGAGCTCGACGTCAAGGCGTGGGCCGACTGGCCGCTGGCCGTGCAGTCCGGCGACGTCGACGCCGTCATCACCAACGTCACCGTGACCGAGGAGCGCAAGGAGCTGTACGACTTCTCCTCCTACCGCAACGACGAGCTGGGCTGGCTCGTGAAGGCGGGCGGCAAGCTCGCGGACACGACGATCACCGAGCCTCAGGACATCGCCGGGCTCACGGTCGCCGTCGGCTCGGGCACCAACCAGGAGAAGATCCTGCTCGCCTGGGACGAGGAGAACACGAAGGCGGGACTGGCCCCCGTCAAGGTCGAGTACTTCGACAACGACAGCGACACGACCCTCGCCCTGCAGTCGGGCCGCATCGACGCGTCGTTCGGCCCCAACGCGTCGGCGTCGTACAAGGCCAAGGTCTCCCCGCAGGACTTCGCCGTCGTCGGAACGCTCAACGGTGGGTGGCCCGACAAGGCGCAGATCGCCGTCGCGACCCTCAAGGGCAACGACCTCGCGCCGGCCGTCACGGCCGCGCTCCAGGGCGCGTTCGACGACGGCTCCTACGCCAAGGTGCTCCAGCGGTGGGGCCTGGAGGCCGAGGCCATCGAGCAGCCCGAGACCAACCCGCCCGGCCTGCCCAAGACGAGCTGA
- a CDS encoding amino acid ABC transporter permease codes for MSATALPTARVVAPPSADHSAGADASPSAAPSYAGLRVVPARHPARWAATGVVAVLLAMVVSSLVTNDHWEWDVVAQYLTWPSVLDGLWGTIRLAAASIVIGFGLGTVLALMRLSRSPLLQSVAWAYMWVFRSVPLILQLLLWYNLAYLYPELSVGIPFGPGFASFDTLDIVDKFGAAVLGLGLSQAAYSAEIVRAGILGVDQGQQEAAASLGIPRWRQQWAIVLPQAMRTIVPTSVNEMIGLVKGTSVVYVLAYGELFYTVGIIYGRNQRVVPLLLVAGIWYLVITTVLTVAQYYLERHYARGALRTVPPTPRQRLVRALRARGHLTRTAATTPALDGAQR; via the coding sequence ATGAGCGCCACGGCCCTGCCCACGGCGCGGGTGGTCGCTCCGCCGTCGGCCGATCATTCGGCAGGTGCCGACGCGAGCCCGTCGGCCGCGCCGTCGTACGCGGGCCTGCGCGTGGTGCCCGCGCGGCACCCCGCACGATGGGCGGCGACCGGTGTCGTGGCCGTCCTGCTCGCCATGGTGGTCAGCTCGCTCGTGACGAACGACCACTGGGAGTGGGACGTCGTCGCGCAGTACCTGACCTGGCCGTCGGTCCTCGACGGGCTGTGGGGCACGATCCGGCTCGCCGCGGCCTCGATCGTCATCGGGTTCGGGCTCGGCACGGTGCTCGCGCTCATGCGCTTGTCGCGTTCGCCGCTGCTCCAGTCCGTCGCCTGGGCCTACATGTGGGTGTTCCGCTCGGTGCCGCTGATCCTGCAGCTTCTGCTCTGGTACAACCTGGCCTACCTGTACCCCGAGCTGAGCGTCGGCATCCCGTTCGGGCCCGGCTTCGCCTCGTTCGACACGCTCGACATCGTCGACAAGTTCGGCGCCGCGGTGCTGGGCCTGGGGCTGTCGCAGGCCGCCTACAGCGCAGAGATCGTGCGCGCGGGCATCCTCGGCGTCGACCAGGGCCAGCAGGAGGCCGCCGCGTCGCTCGGCATCCCGCGCTGGCGCCAGCAGTGGGCCATCGTGCTGCCACAGGCCATGCGCACCATCGTGCCGACGTCGGTCAACGAGATGATCGGCCTCGTCAAGGGCACCTCGGTCGTCTACGTCCTGGCCTACGGCGAGCTGTTCTACACGGTGGGCATCATCTACGGCCGCAACCAGCGCGTCGTCCCGCTGCTGCTGGTCGCGGGCATCTGGTACCTGGTCATCACCACGGTGCTGACCGTCGCGCAGTACTACCTCGAACGGCACTACGCCCGCGGCGCGCTGCGCACCGTGCCACCCACTCCCCGGCAGCGGCTCGTGCGCGCCCTGCGTGCACGCGGGCACCTGACCCGCACCGCGGCCACGACCCCGGCCCTCGACGGAGCACAACGATGA
- a CDS encoding DUF1684 domain-containing protein produces the protein MAVEVVQRTGRYAIRLRDPHAPARADFAGVPTFPFDPAWVLDGRVRQYAEPREIVVGAARPGLLHHVQVIGEVDLAHAGHAVTLLLTGTGDRASILFSDETPGVAPWRILAVDLPGTLAPGGSGTVRVDFNEARNLPFAFTEHGTCPAPAPGNHVPFAVPAGEKAPR, from the coding sequence GTGGCCGTGGAGGTCGTGCAGCGCACGGGCCGCTACGCGATCCGGTTGCGCGACCCGCACGCCCCGGCGCGCGCGGACTTCGCGGGCGTGCCGACGTTCCCGTTCGACCCGGCGTGGGTGCTCGACGGGCGCGTGCGCCAGTACGCGGAGCCGCGCGAGATCGTCGTGGGGGCGGCCCGCCCCGGCCTGCTCCATCACGTCCAGGTGATCGGCGAGGTCGACCTCGCGCACGCCGGCCACGCCGTGACCTTGCTGCTGACCGGCACGGGTGACCGGGCCTCGATCCTGTTCTCCGACGAGACCCCTGGCGTGGCGCCGTGGCGCATCCTCGCCGTCGACCTGCCGGGCACGCTCGCCCCCGGTGGGTCGGGCACGGTGCGCGTCGACTTCAACGAGGCCCGCAACCTGCCGTTCGCGTTCACCGAGCACGGCACGTGCCCCGCCCCGGCGCCGGGCAACCACGTGCCGTTCGCGGTGCCGGCGGGGGAGAAGGCGCCCCGATGA
- a CDS encoding dipeptide ABC transporter ATP-binding protein has translation MTLSETPTISVAAPPLVQAASERPETGHTSGHPSGPADRPAPVLSVRGLRVAYRGRRGTVEAVRGVSFDVLPGQVVALVGESGSGKSTTAHAAVGLLPHTGHVTAGSLDLGADLHDRLDLARLPVRAWQRVRGTRVGLVPQDPGVALNPVVRIGDQVAEVLRIHGRAGRREAAAAAVEILRSVGLDAPEERARQYPHQLSGGMRQRVLIGIALACRPELVIADEPTSALDVTVQRRVLDLLARLTREAGSAVLLITHDLAVAADRADRVVVLQGGEVVEQGPTAQVLRDPQHPYTRELLAAAPLRAVSRAGASARTAAVTDAAGTADGIADRSTTRPAAAPQEAGPAPAEAPARGAERDAIAPVAPDPRPAEGAADVPSVESLRVAERSTPAPVAPDPRVAEGVTDVPPFASLGVAERATPAPSAASLRVAERSATTPAAPDLLTAPDLLVVENLRKDFPLGARGTLRAVDDVSFAVPRGTAFALVGESGSGKSTTARLVLGLERPDGGSVRFDGREVGAARGDVLRTLRRRTQLVHQNPYASLDPRFTVAQVIEEPLRAHRSGSRAQRRERVAELLAAVRLPVELAARRPEELSGGQRQRVAIARALALDPELLVLDEPTSALDVSVQAHVLDLLGQLRAERGLTYLFISHDLAVVRQVADHVGVLSRGRLVETGPVADVFDHPADPYTAELVSAIPGRARAGAEESPVGGIA, from the coding sequence ATGACCCTCAGCGAGACCCCGACGATCAGCGTCGCGGCGCCCCCGCTCGTGCAGGCGGCGAGCGAGCGCCCCGAAACCGGCCACACGTCCGGTCACCCGTCCGGCCCCGCGGACCGGCCCGCGCCCGTGCTGTCCGTGCGCGGCCTGCGCGTGGCCTACCGCGGCCGCCGCGGCACGGTCGAGGCCGTGCGCGGCGTGTCGTTCGACGTGCTGCCCGGGCAGGTCGTCGCCCTGGTCGGCGAGTCCGGCTCCGGCAAGTCGACGACGGCGCACGCCGCCGTCGGGCTGCTGCCGCACACCGGGCACGTCACGGCCGGCAGCCTCGACCTGGGCGCCGACCTCCACGACAGGCTCGACCTGGCCCGCCTGCCCGTGCGGGCGTGGCAGAGGGTGCGCGGCACGCGCGTCGGGCTCGTCCCGCAGGACCCGGGCGTGGCCCTCAACCCCGTGGTGCGCATCGGCGACCAGGTGGCCGAGGTGCTGCGCATCCACGGGCGCGCGGGGCGGCGCGAGGCCGCCGCGGCCGCCGTCGAGATCCTGCGTTCTGTGGGCCTCGACGCACCCGAGGAGCGCGCCCGGCAGTACCCGCACCAGCTCTCGGGCGGCATGCGCCAGCGCGTGCTCATCGGCATCGCGCTCGCCTGCCGGCCCGAGCTCGTGATCGCCGACGAGCCCACGAGCGCCCTCGACGTCACCGTCCAGCGCCGCGTGCTCGACCTGCTCGCCCGGCTCACGCGCGAGGCCGGGTCGGCCGTGCTGCTCATCACCCACGACCTGGCCGTGGCCGCCGACCGCGCCGACCGCGTCGTCGTGCTCCAGGGCGGGGAGGTCGTCGAGCAGGGACCCACCGCGCAGGTGCTGCGCGACCCGCAGCACCCGTACACGCGCGAGCTGCTCGCGGCGGCCCCGCTGCGCGCCGTCTCCCGCGCAGGCGCGAGCGCCCGGACCGCGGCCGTCACCGATGCGGCCGGGACCGCCGACGGGATCGCCGACCGCTCGACGACGAGGCCTGCCGCCGCGCCGCAGGAGGCGGGCCCCGCGCCGGCCGAGGCGCCCGCGCGCGGGGCCGAGCGGGACGCGATCGCGCCCGTCGCCCCGGATCCGCGACCGGCCGAGGGGGCGGCTGATGTGCCGTCTGTCGAGTCCCTGCGCGTGGCCGAGCGTTCCACGCCAGCGCCCGTCGCTCCGGATCCGCGCGTGGCCGAGGGGGTGACTGATGTGCCGCCTTTCGCGTCCCTCGGCGTGGCCGAGAGGGCCACGCCTGCGCCTTCCGCCGCGTCCCTGCGCGTGGCCGAGCGGTCCGCGACTACGCCCGCCGCCCCGGACCTGCTCACAGCCCCGGACCTGCTCGTCGTCGAGAACCTGCGCAAGGACTTCCCGCTCGGCGCTCGCGGCACGCTGCGGGCCGTCGACGACGTCTCGTTCGCCGTGCCGCGCGGCACCGCGTTCGCGCTGGTCGGCGAGTCCGGTTCGGGCAAGTCGACGACGGCGCGGCTCGTGCTGGGCCTCGAACGCCCGGACGGGGGCTCGGTGCGGTTCGACGGCCGCGAGGTGGGTGCGGCGCGCGGCGACGTGCTGCGTACGCTGCGCCGCCGCACCCAGCTCGTCCACCAGAACCCGTACGCGTCGCTCGACCCGCGGTTCACCGTCGCGCAGGTGATCGAGGAGCCGTTGCGCGCGCACCGCTCCGGCTCGCGTGCACAGCGTCGCGAACGTGTCGCCGAGCTGCTCGCGGCGGTGCGGCTGCCCGTCGAGCTTGCCGCGCGCCGCCCCGAGGAGCTGTCGGGCGGGCAGCGGCAGCGCGTCGCGATCGCTCGCGCGCTCGCCCTCGACCCCGAGCTGCTGGTGCTCGACGAGCCGACGAGCGCGCTCGACGTCTCGGTCCAGGCGCACGTCCTGGACCTGCTCGGCCAGCTGCGCGCCGAACGCGGGCTGACCTACCTGTTCATCTCGCACGACCTCGCCGTGGTGCGGCAGGTGGCCGACCACGTGGGCGTGCTGAGCCGCGGCCGGCTGGTCGAGACGGGGCCGGTGGCCGACGTCTTCGACCACCCGGCCGACCCGTACACCGCCGAGCTGGTCTCGGCGATCCCCGGGCGCGCCCGCGCCGGGGCCGAGGAGAGTCCTGTGGGAGGCATCGCATGA
- a CDS encoding ABC transporter permease: MSLLSASRIPGHRPGAAAALADPTAQRVRAVRHPLLRPGALLALAVVLVILAWAVLPGVFAHQDPVTGVPADKLQGPSAAHWFGTDHLGRDLFSRTVHGTGLSLQAALIAIAIALLVGGALGLVAGFVGGWVDTVVMRASDVLLAIPGLLLSLAVVTALGFGTVKVAVAVGVATVATFARVMRVEVLRVRGATYVEAARLAGVRETAVVLRHVLPGAAGPVLVLAAVELGAVVLAVSALSFLGFGAAPPAPEWGSLVAEGRNYLATAWWYSTLPGVVIAALVVAVGRLGRAFSHDRRPVR, from the coding sequence ATGAGCCTGCTGTCCGCCTCACGCATCCCCGGCCACCGACCCGGCGCGGCCGCGGCCCTCGCCGACCCGACGGCGCAGCGCGTGCGGGCGGTGCGCCACCCGCTGCTGCGGCCCGGCGCGCTCCTCGCCCTCGCCGTCGTGCTGGTGATCCTCGCGTGGGCCGTGCTGCCCGGGGTGTTCGCCCACCAGGACCCCGTCACGGGAGTCCCGGCCGACAAGCTCCAGGGCCCGAGCGCCGCCCACTGGTTCGGCACCGACCACCTCGGCCGCGACCTGTTCTCCCGGACCGTGCACGGCACCGGCCTGTCGTTGCAGGCGGCGCTCATCGCGATCGCGATCGCGCTGCTCGTCGGCGGTGCGCTCGGCCTGGTGGCCGGGTTCGTGGGCGGGTGGGTCGACACCGTCGTCATGCGGGCGTCGGACGTGCTGCTCGCGATCCCCGGCCTGCTGCTGTCGCTGGCCGTCGTGACCGCGCTCGGTTTCGGCACCGTCAAGGTCGCCGTCGCCGTCGGCGTGGCCACCGTCGCGACGTTCGCGCGCGTCATGCGCGTCGAGGTGCTGCGCGTGCGCGGTGCGACGTACGTCGAGGCGGCACGACTGGCCGGGGTGCGCGAGACCGCCGTCGTGCTGCGGCACGTGCTGCCGGGCGCGGCCGGGCCGGTGCTCGTGCTCGCCGCCGTCGAGCTCGGGGCCGTCGTGCTGGCCGTCTCCGCGCTCAGCTTTCTCGGCTTCGGTGCCGCGCCGCCCGCACCCGAGTGGGGCTCGCTCGTCGCCGAGGGGCGCAACTACCTCGCCACCGCCTGGTGGTACTCGACCCTGCCCGGCGTCGTCATCGCGGCCCTCGTGGTCGCCGTGGGACGCCTCGGGCGCGCCTTCTCCCACGACCGGAGGCCCGTGCGATGA
- a CDS encoding ABC transporter permease → MTRYVLGRVVAAVAVLWAAVTVSFVVLYLLPSDPVSVMLDNASAGQTVDPAQAAALRAQYGFDRGPVEQYLSQLGHTVTGDLGTSLTSGAPVRTLIAQAFPQTAALAAFALVLAVAVGGGTAVLASWTRSSRLRGLLLALPPLGVAVPGFWVGLLLLQLFSFRWYWFPAVGNDGFASLVLPAVTLAIPGAATVAQVLSQGLGAAWRSPYVETAFAKGASRGRVLGRHVLRNAVLPVLTVLGVLVGQLLAGSVVAETVFSRQGFGRLVEQAVTTQDIPVVQGLVVVAAAVFVVVNLAVDLAYPLLDPRIDLTGVLRPRRAPAARRTTALGRAA, encoded by the coding sequence ATGACGCGCTACGTCCTGGGCCGGGTCGTCGCGGCCGTCGCCGTCCTGTGGGCCGCCGTCACGGTGTCCTTCGTGGTCCTGTACCTGCTCCCGAGCGACCCCGTGAGCGTGATGCTCGACAACGCGTCGGCCGGTCAGACGGTGGACCCCGCCCAGGCCGCAGCCCTGCGGGCCCAGTACGGGTTCGACCGCGGCCCCGTCGAGCAGTACCTGAGCCAGCTCGGCCACACCGTGACCGGCGACCTCGGCACGTCGCTCACCTCGGGGGCGCCCGTGCGGACCTTGATCGCGCAGGCCTTCCCGCAGACGGCGGCGCTCGCGGCGTTCGCGCTCGTCCTGGCCGTCGCCGTAGGCGGCGGCACCGCGGTGCTCGCCTCGTGGACACGGTCGAGCCGCCTGCGCGGGCTGCTGCTCGCCCTGCCGCCGCTCGGCGTGGCCGTGCCCGGCTTCTGGGTGGGGCTGCTGCTGCTCCAGCTCTTCTCCTTCCGCTGGTACTGGTTCCCCGCCGTGGGCAACGACGGTTTCGCGTCGCTCGTGCTGCCGGCCGTGACGCTCGCCATCCCCGGCGCCGCGACCGTCGCGCAGGTGCTCTCGCAAGGGCTGGGCGCCGCCTGGCGCTCGCCCTACGTCGAGACGGCGTTCGCCAAAGGCGCCTCACGCGGCCGGGTGCTCGGGCGGCACGTGCTGCGCAACGCGGTGCTGCCCGTCCTGACCGTGCTGGGCGTGCTGGTCGGCCAGCTCCTGGCCGGGTCCGTCGTCGCCGAGACGGTGTTCTCCCGCCAAGGGTTCGGCCGCCTCGTCGAGCAGGCGGTCACGACGCAGGACATCCCCGTGGTCCAGGGCCTCGTCGTCGTCGCGGCGGCCGTGTTCGTCGTCGTCAACCTCGCCGTCGACCTGGCCTACCCGCTGCTCGACCCGCGCATCGACCTCACCGGTGTGCTCCGCCCCCGCCGTGCGCCGGCCGCCCGGCGCACGACCGCCCTCGGGAGGGCCGCATGA
- a CDS encoding ABC transporter substrate-binding protein: MPRTTPRWRHVAAVALLAPALALAACAGPGGAATQGGPAGAAPTGDPTPGGTLRFALGASPSGVDPQQVGTNVSIYIARQLADSLTDQDPKTGEIVPWLATSWDVSDDLTTFTFHLRDDVTFSDGTPLTATTVKANLDALTGPFGASAPLAASYLAGYQGATVVDDHTVTVTFDAPNAQFLQATSTVSLAILSDASVGADAAARLQGTIVGSGPFVLKSYTQDQGAVLTRRADYGWASAVSDHEGPAYVDEIDFSIVPESGVRAGGLASGQFDAVGDVLPQDVQQISAAGGSVLTRTNPGVTFVLQPNVTRGFLADVAVRRAVSQAINRPELVDTVLSDAFKPATSVLASTTPGYTDLSQDLAFDPDAAKAALDAAGWKPGADGIREKDGQKATFDVVYAPLFTGSQAVLELAQQQLRAVGVDLTLRQVTPAEQSALDKSGDYDTYYYNVTRADGDILRTQFPAAEGNRNRRPADPALDPLLAAELTQSDAAQRADTIAQAQRQIVDQGYAIPLFELAQSIGVGAKVHGVTFDASSRLLFHDAWVEQG, translated from the coding sequence ATGCCACGCACCACGCCCCGGTGGCGCCACGTCGCCGCCGTCGCCCTGCTCGCCCCCGCGCTCGCGCTCGCCGCGTGCGCCGGACCTGGCGGTGCCGCCACCCAGGGCGGCCCCGCCGGGGCCGCGCCCACCGGAGACCCCACACCGGGCGGCACGCTGCGCTTCGCGCTCGGCGCCTCGCCGTCGGGCGTCGACCCGCAGCAGGTCGGCACCAACGTGAGCATCTACATCGCCCGCCAGCTCGCGGACTCGCTGACCGACCAGGACCCGAAGACCGGCGAGATCGTCCCGTGGCTCGCCACGTCGTGGGACGTCAGCGACGACCTGACGACGTTCACCTTCCACCTGCGCGACGACGTCACGTTCTCCGACGGCACGCCGCTGACCGCCACCACCGTCAAGGCCAACCTCGACGCGCTGACCGGCCCGTTCGGCGCCTCCGCGCCGCTGGCCGCCTCCTACCTGGCCGGGTACCAGGGTGCGACCGTCGTCGACGACCACACCGTGACGGTCACGTTCGACGCGCCCAACGCCCAGTTCCTCCAGGCCACCTCGACGGTGTCGCTCGCGATCCTGTCCGACGCGTCGGTCGGCGCCGACGCGGCTGCGCGCCTGCAAGGCACGATCGTCGGCTCGGGCCCGTTCGTCCTCAAGTCCTACACGCAGGACCAGGGGGCCGTGCTGACCCGGCGCGCCGACTACGGCTGGGCCTCGGCCGTCTCCGACCACGAGGGCCCCGCCTACGTCGACGAGATCGACTTCAGCATCGTCCCCGAGTCGGGCGTGCGCGCCGGAGGCCTCGCCTCGGGCCAGTTCGACGCCGTCGGCGACGTGCTGCCGCAGGACGTCCAGCAGATCTCCGCCGCCGGCGGCTCCGTGCTCACCCGCACCAACCCGGGCGTGACGTTCGTGCTCCAGCCCAACGTGACCCGCGGGTTCCTCGCCGACGTCGCCGTGCGCCGCGCCGTCAGCCAGGCGATCAACCGCCCCGAGCTCGTCGACACCGTGCTGTCCGACGCGTTCAAGCCCGCCACGAGCGTCCTCGCCTCGACCACACCCGGGTACACCGACCTGTCGCAGGACCTGGCGTTCGACCCCGACGCCGCGAAGGCCGCCCTCGACGCCGCCGGATGGAAGCCCGGGGCCGACGGCATCCGCGAGAAGGACGGCCAGAAGGCCACGTTCGACGTCGTCTACGCCCCGCTGTTCACCGGCTCGCAGGCCGTCCTGGAGCTCGCCCAGCAGCAGCTGCGCGCCGTCGGCGTCGACCTCACGCTGCGCCAGGTCACCCCCGCCGAGCAGTCGGCGCTCGACAAGAGCGGCGACTACGACACCTACTACTACAACGTCACCCGCGCCGACGGCGACATCCTGCGCACGCAGTTCCCCGCCGCCGAAGGCAACCGCAACCGCCGCCCCGCCGACCCCGCGCTCGACCCGCTGCTGGCGGCCGAGCTCACGCAGTCCGACGCCGCGCAGCGCGCCGACACCATCGCGCAGGCACAGCGCCAGATCGTCGACCAGGGCTACGCCATCCCGCTCTTCGAGCTCGCGCAGTCCATCGGCGTGGGCGCGAAGGTCCACGGCGTCACGTTCGACGCCTCCAGCCGCCTGCTGTTCCACGACGCGTGGGTGGAGCAGGGCTGA
- a CDS encoding LLM class flavin-dependent oxidoreductase codes for MRLVRTAEQGHVDLVVLDAAFLLHPGRGRVAGRLDAAVAAARVAPHAPGIGLVAGVDPLHLDPSAIAGAVAGIDRASGGRAAWQVGLPAGDERLARHAVVAARRIGRLWDHADARTATRDPDGRRRLDHDGIRFAVSRPAEPIAAPHGRPPVVVRVTDETGARAAALVADVVRIVAPDQAGVLALRSAVREAAAAEGRDPDELRVLAEAYVVLAAQRESALARLAMIEDIEGASAGGGAFVVAGTPRHLADVVAEWVTAGTVDGFVLRPAALEADLDAIVTGLVPDLQARGLFPVEKTTGSFRERLGLHGPAAPVRALQPA; via the coding sequence GTGCGCCTCGTACGCACCGCCGAGCAGGGCCACGTCGACCTCGTCGTGCTCGACGCCGCCTTCCTGCTGCACCCGGGGCGCGGCCGTGTCGCCGGCCGGCTCGACGCCGCCGTGGCCGCCGCCCGCGTCGCGCCGCACGCGCCGGGCATCGGCCTGGTCGCCGGCGTCGACCCCCTCCACCTCGACCCGTCCGCGATCGCAGGCGCGGTCGCCGGGATCGACCGCGCGAGCGGCGGCCGCGCCGCCTGGCAGGTCGGCCTGCCCGCAGGCGACGAACGCCTCGCCCGGCACGCCGTCGTCGCGGCCCGCCGCATCGGGCGGCTGTGGGACCACGCCGACGCGCGGACCGCAACGCGCGACCCTGACGGCCGGCGGCGCCTCGACCACGACGGCATCCGCTTCGCCGTGAGCCGCCCGGCCGAGCCGATCGCCGCGCCGCACGGCCGCCCGCCCGTCGTCGTGCGCGTCACGGACGAGACGGGGGCACGGGCCGCGGCGCTCGTCGCCGACGTCGTCCGGATCGTCGCCCCCGACCAGGCGGGCGTCCTCGCGCTGCGGTCCGCGGTGCGCGAGGCCGCCGCCGCCGAGGGGCGCGACCCCGACGAGCTGCGCGTGCTCGCCGAGGCCTACGTGGTGCTCGCCGCCCAGCGCGAGAGCGCCCTGGCCCGGCTCGCGATGATCGAGGACATCGAGGGCGCCAGCGCCGGGGGCGGCGCCTTCGTCGTCGCCGGGACGCCGCGGCACCTGGCCGACGTCGTCGCCGAGTGGGTCACCGCCGGGACCGTCGACGGGTTCGTGCTGCGGCCCGCCGCGCTCGAGGCCGACCTCGACGCCATCGTGACCGGCCTCGTGCCCGACCTGCAGGCGCGCGGGCTGTTCCCCGTCGAGAAGACCACCGGCTCGTTCCGGGAACGCCTGGGCCTGCACGGCCCGGCCGCTCCCGTGCGGGCCCTGCAACCCGCCTGA